In a single window of the Rhizobiaceae bacterium genome:
- a CDS encoding class II aldolase/adducin family protein, with the protein MTANESEARRAIVNSYRELADAGLMQLSSGNISHRLGERMLITPTGAERTVQEDDIVLVDRSGREIGAGIPSSEWSMHLAIYANCPDAQAIVHTHGDYATALACQRKPLPAFHYMVASFGGDDVPCTDFAPFGSKRLGELAAAALGNRTACLMANHGTICRGATMAAATKTARKLEMMARQYVLSLSVGNPVLLKQSDMDETLRRYSFYGHSRIPEDGPAWSAG; encoded by the coding sequence ATGACGGCGAATGAAAGTGAAGCACGACGTGCAATCGTCAACTCCTATCGGGAACTGGCGGATGCCGGGCTGATGCAGCTCAGTTCCGGCAACATCAGCCACAGGCTGGGCGAGCGAATGCTGATTACACCGACCGGCGCGGAGCGCACGGTGCAGGAGGACGACATCGTTCTGGTCGACAGATCGGGGCGCGAGATCGGCGCGGGCATCCCGTCGAGCGAATGGTCCATGCACCTCGCCATCTATGCCAATTGCCCGGATGCGCAGGCAATCGTTCATACGCATGGGGACTATGCGACCGCGCTCGCCTGCCAGCGCAAGCCGCTGCCGGCCTTTCACTACATGGTCGCCTCGTTTGGCGGCGACGATGTCCCCTGTACCGATTTCGCTCCCTTCGGCTCGAAGCGCCTGGGGGAACTGGCCGCAGCGGCACTTGGCAACCGCACCGCCTGCCTGATGGCCAATCACGGCACGATCTGCCGGGGCGCGACCATGGCTGCGGCAACCAAGACGGCAAGGAAGCTGGAGATGATGGCACGGCAATATGTGCTGAGCCTTTCGGTCGGCAATCCGGTTCTGCTGAAACAGTCCGACATGGACGAGACGCTCCGCCGCTACAGCTTTTACGGGCACTCGCGGATACCCGAGGACGGACCGGCCTGGAGCGCCGGCTGA